GGTTTTTACTTCCAATTTCATAATTAGGCAGCCCTCAGAACCAGACTTTTAAGCTGTAAtgtgatcacatttttttttaacagaattcAGACGTGATATGCAGAGACAGCTTAATTGtataaaaatcagtgtttttacttattttaagcaTCTGGATGCCTGTGATTGACAGAAGCTTAGCTGCTGGGATTTGACTAAGATTCAGCTATTGGTTATAAGAGCATACTCTTAAATtaagctttattttaatttacatactTTAGGTTTCTTtatcagaaaacaaataaacaaacatacaaaataaaaagacatttccagttctaatattaatttaaattaacagTATTATGTGTGTAAATATGTGCAAGTACATATGATGTGTATAACATTTGTATGCATGTATTATATTTacaatatacatattatatgcatgcatatatgttATACACATTATTGCCCATTTGAGATAGATAAATGTAGAAAGTTAAAAACTACtgtataattaattatttaattaattaaaatttacatgaatattagttgtaaaattcttcaaaattgtCTTTCATGTTGAgagtttttaatataaatttgaggATAATTGTGATTGATCCACATCTCTCTTGAATTTATGACTGCATCAATActtacattattttgaaaaatttatgtttttcattagTTCCTTAtagttagttatacataatagtttgATTCCTTTTGACACATTCACAAATTCATACAGTATAACTTGCTGCATTTCAATGCATAGTTCtatctctttttcccttcctcttcccaaTTCCCTTCCTTTACTGtattgatctttcttctattaattgatatttttaaatttgtaaggaaaaataataaggagacacagagacaagatgcagaggcaggaaagatggcagaatggcagagtggccaagctgccagctttatttatatcaataggttactttAGGTCTTTGGCATTATTAGTACATATTGTAAATTATATTACTAGGAAGgttacagacttagcaacattatgcagcttatttctCTGTTATATActaagttgcaatgtgcaattGTAGGAgatttgtgtagctctcaagaaagtccattgtataaagttactatTATGAGGACAGGCTTAAgttcagtgaaacattgtggttgtctaacaagagagttcctttattcccaatAACTGTGTACCTGAGGtcaaggtcaaggctgataagaCTAGTGGCATTGCACCAGCAGCTAGACATAGCACATGAATTAGTTATCTTACTAGTTCCTAGGAAAAACCACAGGGCATTCTAGGGGTGGGAACAGAGTGCCCATTACCCAACACCCAGGaggtttgctcaccagaggaacactTCTCTGTGTCAAAATCCCTTCATAAATTGATGCATTATGGTTATATGTAAAAGTAGAATTCATTGTGATTAATTCATACATGCACAGAGCAAagttggtcaatttcattccacatttcctttttcttatcaTCCCTCATCACTCTCCCTTGATCTTCTTCCTCTACTGCAcagttcttccttctattttcatgaggtcttccctttaaaaaaattcttacttcTCTCTACCTtccttatatgagagaaaactgtTGACCCTTGATTTCCtactctggcttatttcacttggcataatttTCTTCAGGTTCATCAATTTATCAGCAAATggcatattttcattcttcttaatggctgaataaGACTTCATTGTttgtatatacaatattttatttatccagtcatctattgagggactggtttcataatttggctattgtgaattgtgctgctataaacattggtaagCCTATATCACTTCAGAatgctgatttcagttctttcagATAAATAACAAGGAGTcagatagcttggtcaaatggtggatctATTCCCAGTCTTTTGATAAATTCCCATACtcccaaagtggttgtactaatttgcagttccaccaacaatacATGTGTGAAACTTTTCCCacacatccttgtcagcatttattattatatgcGTTCTTCATGACTGCCATTAAAACTGGTTagaagaaatctcagtgtaattttgatgtgcattttttctttctaagaaaAATTTAGATTCTTACATATTTTCCTATTGTGCTACTttcagtttatggttattgtGTTTTAATGGTTATGGATATGAATTCTGGAGCCAGATATCCTGGATTGATTTCCTGAACTGCACCATTATATCTCTGTAGGCAAATTACTTTTCTCTCTGTccctcaatttttctttattgtggggttcttgaaattaaaatacaataatgagAGCAAAGGACTTCATGATTGTGCTGAATAGTGAAGTGCATACCACTGAAAAGGTATTTGTAAGTTAAAAGAATGTGTAAGGACTCATTTTGATCATTAAGGGGCACATATAAGAGACAGAAAAGAGATATGATATTGCAAATAGCATTTACTCAGGCACAAATGGCACACCTTTCCAAAGTAAACTTAAACAATATCAAGATCTATTGAACTATCTGAACAGAAGGCATGTGATATTAGTccacatattttttgtttgttcttttggaGTTCTCTCAGCTCCACACCTCACTACAGGCTGTCGTTTGATGGCTAAATGGGAGTGCACTCTGACATATTTCACATCAATTTATTTAAAGAGAGTAAGATGAGttttgtggggtgtgtgtgtgtgtgtgtgtatgtcttttaattttttttagttgttgatgaacccaatacctttattttattcatttctttgtaggtgatgctgaggattaaatacAATGCCTCACATGATATAGGCAAtcactcaaccacagagctacagccgCAGCCACAGTGTGTGtctcatttaaaataaagaaaactcagccaggcatggtggcacacacctataatcccagccactccggaagctgaagcagaaggactgtgagttcaaagccagcctcagcaaaagtgaggcactaagcaactcagtgagaccctgtctctaaataaaatacaaaataggactggggatgtggcttaatggttgagtacccctgagttcaatccctggtaaccccccaaaataaataaatatattaaaataaaattaaaaaaatttttaaaaacccatttcCTAAAAACTTCCAGAGAAATCATCTCTTTTGTATCATTGCCCCCAAATAAGTCACATAGGGTTTCATCAACAGATGTCTGGGACTCAGTGTTGCTGAGTATTAGTGGTGGGTAGTGCTGAAATACACAACAGAAAGCATGGTACCATtagaaaaggtaaagaaaatcaATGAACATAATTCTGACAACTGACAATGATCATTGAAATACAATATCTACAATATCTATTCAATCCAGAGTGTCTCAACCCTTTTATCTCTGGATTTTTTTGTGGTCATAAAACTTATTTCAGACTGTAAAACCTTTATTAATTTAAGCAATATCTGTTAGTGTTAACCAGATTAGAATCTAAATTAGACAAACTGCAAACATATTCATCATTCCAATTAAAAAACATTAGCCCATTACAAATAACATAATTACATTAAGAACATTTTGAaggaaatatttaacaaatgtcTACATATTTCAGGCACTCTTTAAGTGCAGGTAATATACAATTAGATATGACATGGTTGATACacaaagaaggaaataaggatatctgagagaaaaaaacttgatttaattGATATGTTAAATAATTACAATCCTATATATGTAGGACATATAAAGCAAAgcctatgaaaaataaaatcctcatGTATTTTACTAGGAATACAATTGGTTTTAAATACAGATTGATAAACCACCAAAATACACTTAATTTTAGAAACAGTAAAAATGActgacattaaaattaaaattttcttatgaaGATATTCTCTCTGCATGCACATTCAAACATAATCTCCTAAAAAGtctaaaatcactttaaaaatcaaattcaaatatGCTTTCCTTCCTAGATACAATGCTGTGCAAATTAATATTAGTATCTGAGTTTTTGGAATGTGCCTGAGTTATAGATTATGCTTTGGGATTCAagaaatttgcaaagaaaatattaaatgattattattatgCATAATATTATTCCTAGTATTTTTGGGCTTATTAGAAATTggaactaattttatttttgtattcagtaattatttaattaacatttgatggaatgtttaagaaaaggttattattaaattaaaataaattgtccAATGGAAGTAACATTTGTTTAAGAATGTTGTAATATCatatcttcataatttttttgataACATTTATTACTTCCTTATTTCTTAGACTATAAATGAAAGGGTTTAATAAAGGAATAACGagtataaaaaatagcaacaggTATATCTTTATCATCTTCATTAAATGAATTTGGCCTAATATACATGAAGAGCAGAGAACCATAGAATATTGACACAGAGAGAAAGTGGGATGCACAAGTAGATAaaccttttcctcttccttctttggaTTTCATTGTGAATATAGTGAAGAGAATATAGAAATAAGAGATTAGTACTACTGTAATagaaaaaatttgaacaaatccTGACAAGATAAGTATCATCAATTCATTGATATAAGGGTCAACACAAGAGAGTCTGTATAATGGAAGGACATCACAAAAGAAGTGATTGATTTGATGAGATCCACAGAAAGTTAATCTCAATAAGAGTCCTACTTGAACAATGGAATGCAGATGTCCAGCTATGTAGGCTCCTGTGGTCATCTGAATGCAGAGTGTCTTTGACATTAGAGTGTGGTACTGCAGTGGTCTGCATATGGCCacgtagcggtcataggccattgaTGCCAGAAGAAAGCAGTCTGTAGTCTCAGcaagacagagaaaataaaactgtgcCATGCATTCATAGAGGGAAATCCTTCTGTCCTCAGAAAAGAAGTTCTGTAACATCTTGGGAGTGATGGCAGAGGAACAGCAGGAATCCATGAGAGCCAGGTTGCCCAGGAAGATGTACATTGGTGTGTGAAGACGGCGCTCCATGTAAATCAAGGCCACCAACCTTAGATTCCCCACCATGGTGACCAGATAGATGGCAAAGAACACCACAAACAGAAGAGTCTTCATGTCTGGGTGGTCTGTAAACCCGATAAGGATAAATTCATTTGTCATTGAATCGTTGTTCTCAGTCATCTCTAGCTTTTCTGTTGAGATAggaattatgtatatatgatgtTCCATTGGAAATTACATGATTTTCCattgatattttttcatttataataggtagaggaatttcttttttaagcatTGCATGTGCTTTTGTGATTACAGCTACATTTACTTTGAACAAATTCATTGGTGAATGTTTCAGCAAATGTGACATCAAAGTATGCCTCTCAATATTCACAAGGCCATTTTGATAATTTGAGGGAGgatatttaaagtgaaaaaaattcatCTGTCTGCATTTATTCAATGATAACATTAAAATTTAGTGTAGCCATATTTGGATCATTGCCCACAAACAATTGTagcattatctatctatctatctatctatctatctatttatttttaattgtaaatgaataaaatatctttatttatttatttttatgtcatgctgaggattgaacccagtgcctcacacatgtgaggcaagtgctctactactaagctacagccccagccctgtgtcaTTGATTTTTAGAAttcctataatatttttaaattctattttcctttaaatattaatttattctacTGAggaattatatgtttatattcttttagaggattacatattttaaaaaagcaaattacagttatgttaaatttatattattgaaATTGTACAGAATTCATGAAGGATTGTAGAGG
This Marmota flaviventris isolate mMarFla1 chromosome 8, mMarFla1.hap1, whole genome shotgun sequence DNA region includes the following protein-coding sequences:
- the LOC114099040 gene encoding olfactory receptor 5K3-like, which encodes MTENNDSMTNEFILIGFTDHPDMKTLLFVVFFAIYLVTMVGNLRLVALIYMERRLHTPMYIFLGNLALMDSCCSSAITPKMLQNFFSEDRRISLYECMAQFYFLCLAETTDCFLLASMAYDRYVAICRPLQYHTLMSKTLCIQMTTGAYIAGHLHSIVQVGLLLRLTFCGSHQINHFFCDVLPLYRLSCVDPYINELMILILSGFVQIFSITVVLISYFYILFTIFTMKSKEGRGKGLSTCASHFLSVSIFYGSLLFMYIRPNSFNEDDKDIPVAIFYTRYSFIKPFHL